In the genome of Nitrospira japonica, one region contains:
- a CDS encoding ribose-phosphate diphosphokinase produces the protein MSRELMIFSGNANLALAHEICAYLGVKLGEATVASFSDGEIRVKIEENVRGADVFVVQSSCEPVNDSLMELLIMIDALKRSSANRITAVIPYFGYARQDRKDQPRVPISAKLVADLISTAGTDRVLTMDLHAGQIQGFFNVPVDHLYALPVLLDYIMKKKVKDLVIVSPDAGGVERARAFAKRLQATLAIIDKRREGPNQTQIMNIIGDVEGKSALLLDDMIDTAGTIVQGAQACADKGAREVWTACTHAVLSGPALDRLQGSCVKQVIVTNTIPLRGKDQTCPKLYQLSVAPLLGEAIRRIHEDESVSSLFA, from the coding sequence ATGAGCAGAGAACTGATGATTTTCTCTGGCAACGCGAACCTGGCCCTCGCCCATGAAATCTGCGCCTATCTCGGCGTCAAATTGGGCGAGGCGACCGTGGCGTCATTTAGTGATGGAGAGATTCGAGTCAAGATCGAGGAGAATGTCCGCGGGGCCGACGTCTTTGTCGTGCAGTCTTCTTGCGAGCCGGTCAATGACTCCTTGATGGAGCTGTTGATCATGATCGATGCACTCAAGCGGTCATCGGCGAACCGGATCACCGCGGTCATTCCGTATTTCGGGTATGCCAGGCAGGACCGCAAGGACCAGCCCCGCGTTCCGATTTCAGCCAAATTGGTGGCGGACCTCATTAGTACGGCCGGAACAGATCGCGTGTTGACCATGGATCTCCACGCGGGACAGATTCAAGGGTTCTTCAATGTGCCGGTCGACCATCTCTATGCATTGCCGGTGTTGTTGGACTACATCATGAAGAAGAAGGTCAAGGATCTCGTGATCGTGTCGCCTGACGCAGGCGGCGTCGAACGGGCCCGCGCCTTCGCCAAGCGATTGCAGGCGACCCTGGCCATTATCGATAAGCGGCGCGAGGGGCCTAATCAGACGCAGATCATGAATATCATCGGCGACGTCGAGGGCAAGAGCGCGCTGTTGCTGGACGACATGATCGACACGGCCGGGACGATCGTGCAAGGAGCCCAGGCCTGTGCCGACAAAGGAGCCCGCGAAGTGTGGACGGCCTGCACGCACGCGGTCCTGTCGGGTCCGGCTCTCGATCGATTGCAGGGCTCCTGCGTCAAGCAGGTCATTGTGACGAATACGATTCCACTTCGCGGCAAGGATCAGACCTGCCCGAAACTGTATCAATTGTCGGTCGCGCCGTTGTTGGGCGAAGCCATCCGACGCATCCATGAAGACGAGTCGGTGAGTTCGCTGTTCGCCTAG
- a CDS encoding 50S ribosomal protein L25, whose product MKFDLAVTVREKTGKGAARQLRREGKVPAVLYGQGECLLLTIEPEPLVKILKSQAGSTALISLSISGVKSNPKRTALLRDFQVDPVEGHVLHADLFEISMEKPIRVKVPVHVIGGTPAGVKEGGILHFNMRELSVECLPAAMPDHIEVDASPLAIGQGIHLKDIAKRDGVRYLDDPEQMVVSVAVPMSDAKLEALLTSQAAGPEGAKEPEVMAKGKIAAEGAEGAEASKTAAPAAAADAKAGEKKEAAAAAPKAEKKEAEKKK is encoded by the coding sequence ATGAAATTCGATTTGGCGGTCACCGTGCGGGAAAAAACCGGTAAGGGCGCCGCGCGCCAGTTGCGGCGGGAGGGCAAAGTTCCCGCGGTGTTGTACGGGCAGGGCGAGTGTCTTCTATTGACCATCGAGCCGGAGCCTCTCGTTAAAATTCTGAAGTCGCAGGCGGGCAGCACGGCGCTCATTTCCTTGAGCATCTCCGGGGTCAAATCCAATCCCAAACGGACCGCGCTGTTGCGTGATTTTCAGGTGGACCCTGTGGAGGGTCACGTCCTTCATGCGGATCTGTTCGAGATTTCCATGGAGAAGCCGATTCGCGTCAAAGTGCCGGTGCACGTGATCGGGGGCACGCCGGCCGGCGTGAAGGAAGGCGGAATTCTCCACTTCAACATGCGTGAGTTGTCGGTCGAGTGTTTGCCCGCCGCGATGCCCGATCATATCGAGGTGGATGCGTCTCCGCTGGCCATCGGACAGGGCATTCATCTCAAGGATATCGCCAAGCGGGACGGCGTCCGGTACCTCGACGATCCGGAGCAGATGGTCGTGAGCGTGGCCGTGCCGATGTCGGATGCCAAACTCGAAGCCTTATTGACCAGTCAGGCTGCCGGACCCGAGGGGGCAAAGGAACCGGAAGTCATGGCGAAAGGCAAGATCGCGGCTGAAGGTGCCGAAGGGGCGGAGGCGTCGAAGACGGCCGCTCCGGCTGCCGCAGCCGACGCGAAGGCTGGAGAAAAGAAGGAAGCCGCGGCTGCAGCTCCGAAGGCTGAGAAGAAGGAAGCCGAGAAGAAGAAGTAA
- the pth gene encoding aminoacyl-tRNA hydrolase, with amino-acid sequence MRLIVGLGNPGASYAHTRHNAGIWVLERAAARWGIRLSRRGTAQRGSGRLGSELIELAGTLDFMNVTGPPLKGLLRHFQLTADDLFLIHDDLDLEPGRLRIKRAGGHGGHNGIKSVVEALGTSEFVRIKIGIGRPAPRQDSADYVLEPVTQEELDVFEPCLERAVDALECVIHRGAEAAMNRFNVRDHQSAIEE; translated from the coding sequence TTGCGCCTCATCGTTGGGTTGGGCAACCCCGGTGCCTCGTACGCCCATACCCGTCACAATGCCGGCATATGGGTGCTGGAACGGGCCGCTGCCCGATGGGGGATCCGTCTCTCCAGGCGCGGGACGGCTCAGCGAGGGTCGGGACGGCTTGGCTCGGAACTCATCGAGCTTGCCGGCACCCTCGACTTCATGAACGTGACGGGTCCGCCGCTCAAGGGCCTCCTCCGCCACTTTCAGCTTACCGCAGACGATCTCTTTCTCATTCATGACGACCTTGATCTGGAACCGGGACGTCTTCGGATCAAACGGGCCGGAGGCCATGGCGGACATAACGGCATCAAGTCGGTCGTCGAAGCCCTGGGCACTTCGGAGTTCGTCAGGATCAAGATCGGGATCGGCCGACCCGCTCCCCGGCAGGATTCGGCGGACTATGTATTGGAGCCGGTGACGCAGGAAGAGTTGGATGTGTTTGAGCCGTGTTTGGAGCGCGCCGTCGATGCGCTGGAATGTGTGATTCACCGGGGCGCCGAGGCGGCGATGAACCGGTTCAATGTGCGCGATCATCAAAGTGCAATTGAAGAATGA
- the ychF gene encoding redox-regulated ATPase YchF, with product MGLCCGMIGLPNVGKTTVFNALTGSGALAANYPFATVDPNTGIALVPDPRLLTLTDIFKSKKTTYSTLEVRDIAGLVEGASKGEGLGNQFLGHIREVDALLHVVRCFSDSDVVHVAGRVDPLRDIGVIETELMLADLEALDRRKQKTEKKVRAGDKKAAFEMDFLARLIGMLDKGEWLGNLAYQPEERALLDECQLLSAKPVLFVANVSEGQQADEARVEAVREFAARRGARVVRICGQFEAEVSSLAEAERADFLKEMGLSESGLVRLTREAYALLNLITFFTAGEIESRAWPIVKNTKAPQAAGKIHSDMERGFIRAEVYTYDDLLAHGSEAKVKEKGLFRLEGKDYVIKEADIVYFRFNV from the coding sequence ATGGGACTTTGTTGCGGAATGATCGGATTGCCGAACGTCGGCAAGACCACCGTGTTCAATGCATTGACTGGAAGCGGCGCCCTTGCGGCCAATTACCCGTTTGCCACAGTCGATCCCAACACGGGCATCGCACTGGTGCCGGACCCTCGTCTTCTCACGCTGACCGACATCTTCAAGTCGAAAAAGACGACGTACAGCACCCTCGAAGTCCGTGACATCGCCGGGCTCGTCGAGGGGGCAAGCAAGGGAGAGGGGCTTGGGAATCAATTTCTTGGGCATATCCGGGAAGTCGACGCGTTGCTGCACGTCGTGCGCTGCTTTTCTGACTCCGACGTCGTGCACGTAGCCGGTCGGGTCGATCCGCTCCGCGACATTGGCGTCATCGAGACCGAGTTGATGCTGGCCGATTTGGAGGCCCTGGACCGGCGCAAGCAGAAGACGGAAAAAAAAGTGCGGGCCGGTGATAAAAAAGCGGCCTTCGAGATGGACTTTCTCGCACGTTTGATCGGAATGCTCGATAAGGGGGAATGGCTCGGTAACCTGGCCTATCAACCGGAGGAGCGCGCATTGCTGGACGAATGCCAGCTTCTTTCGGCAAAGCCGGTCTTGTTCGTGGCCAACGTATCGGAAGGACAACAGGCCGACGAGGCAAGGGTCGAAGCGGTACGAGAATTTGCCGCACGACGCGGGGCGCGAGTAGTCAGGATCTGTGGACAATTTGAGGCGGAGGTCTCGTCGCTGGCCGAGGCTGAGCGGGCCGACTTCCTGAAGGAGATGGGCTTGAGCGAATCCGGCCTCGTGCGCCTCACGCGTGAGGCCTATGCGTTGCTCAATCTCATCACGTTCTTTACGGCCGGTGAAATCGAGTCCCGCGCCTGGCCGATCGTCAAGAATACCAAAGCGCCGCAGGCCGCTGGAAAGATCCATTCGGACATGGAGCGGGGATTCATCCGCGCCGAAGTGTATACCTACGACGATCTGTTGGCACATGGATCGGAGGCCAAGGTCAAAGAAAAGGGACTCTTTCGTCTCGAAGGCAAAGACTACGTGATCAAAGAGGCGGATATCGTCTACTTCCGATTCAACGTCTAG
- a CDS encoding acyloxyacyl hydrolase, giving the protein MRQARGRGKLRYACVVWLWIVGVGSLGWAGEFRLESLAVRGGFSGISPLEEEQKYYFRQADLVLTARLPWERDLGTDWVLGTKLLTSGGVLNAAQETNGIFTLVPLDVLIGRKDGLLSFDMGIGGALLTDHKYGVQNFGGAFQFVWTFGVTSRFLGPLGLGYHFQHYSDATLYGSHSRGGDFHLFELIYWFKTGR; this is encoded by the coding sequence GTGCGTCAGGCCCGGGGGCGCGGGAAGCTGCGATATGCGTGTGTCGTCTGGCTCTGGATCGTCGGGGTCGGTTCGCTTGGATGGGCCGGCGAGTTCAGGCTCGAATCGTTGGCGGTGAGAGGGGGGTTCAGCGGCATCTCGCCCCTCGAAGAGGAGCAGAAGTATTACTTTCGGCAGGCCGATCTCGTGCTTACAGCGCGACTTCCCTGGGAGCGGGATCTCGGGACGGACTGGGTTCTGGGGACTAAACTGCTGACTTCAGGCGGAGTGCTCAATGCGGCCCAAGAGACCAATGGAATTTTTACATTGGTGCCGTTGGATGTCCTGATCGGCAGGAAGGACGGACTGTTGTCCTTTGACATGGGTATCGGTGGCGCATTGCTTACCGATCACAAGTATGGCGTGCAGAATTTCGGCGGTGCATTTCAATTTGTCTGGACCTTTGGCGTGACCAGCCGCTTCCTCGGACCGCTTGGACTCGGGTATCATTTTCAGCACTACTCCGACGCGACCCTCTACGGTTCTCATTCACGTGGAGGCGACTTCCACCTCTTCGAACTGATTTATTGGTTCAAGACCGGCAGGTAG
- a CDS encoding UdgX family uracil-DNA binding protein (This protein belongs to the uracil DNA glycosylase superfamily, members of which act in excision repair of DNA. However, it belongs more specifically to UdgX branch, whose founding member was found to bind uracil in DNA (where it does not belong), without cleaving it, appears to promote DNA repair by a pathway involving RecA, rather than base excision.), whose translation MKLHPFQSAASFIPPRLTPPALRRAAACCTGCDLYRTATQTVFGEGPRHPSIVFVGEQPGDQEDRMGRPFVGPAGALLNRALAEAGIARDKVYVTNAVKHFKWEPQGKKRKHKRPSAAEVAACRPWLQAEVSVLKPHALVCLGVTAAQSVFAKTVRLSELRGRPWDTALATHVFVTIHPSAILRYPDAAARSEAFGRLVEDLRRIGRFVRNQAA comes from the coding sequence GTGAAACTGCATCCTTTCCAATCCGCCGCTTCGTTCATTCCCCCAAGACTGACTCCTCCCGCTCTCCGGCGTGCGGCGGCCTGCTGCACCGGCTGCGATCTCTATCGGACCGCCACGCAAACAGTCTTCGGAGAGGGACCACGCCATCCCTCAATCGTGTTCGTCGGCGAACAACCGGGCGATCAAGAAGACCGGATGGGACGGCCCTTCGTCGGACCGGCTGGAGCCCTGTTGAATCGGGCCCTGGCCGAAGCGGGCATTGCACGCGACAAGGTGTACGTCACCAATGCCGTCAAACATTTCAAATGGGAACCGCAAGGCAAGAAGCGCAAACACAAGCGGCCGTCGGCCGCCGAAGTGGCTGCATGCCGGCCCTGGCTGCAGGCAGAGGTCTCGGTGTTGAAGCCGCATGCACTCGTTTGCCTCGGTGTCACGGCCGCGCAATCGGTATTCGCCAAGACGGTCCGACTGAGCGAGTTAAGAGGTCGGCCGTGGGATACCGCACTGGCAACCCACGTATTTGTGACGATCCACCCCTCGGCGATTCTCCGATATCCGGACGCAGCCGCGCGCAGTGAAGCATTTGGTCGCTTGGTCGAGGATCTTCGACGCATCGGACGATTCGTACGCAACCAGGCAGCCTAG